The Engraulis encrasicolus isolate BLACKSEA-1 chromosome 4, IST_EnEncr_1.0, whole genome shotgun sequence genome includes a window with the following:
- the ric8a gene encoding synembryn-A translates to MKMDLNAIIEKMETGDQDAALVALQTYNKEKSQCFTFENNEEEGRQDDNLQERLAELVLSYLERDLQPACQLACLETIRILSRDKSCLGPFSSRSALETLAQHAGLLTSAGPDDTNSSPDLDRVVEALKCLCNMILNSSAAQEQGAEMQLIVGLAERAKQCREPQWNHEVRFFDFRLTFMLTALRLDVRSQLQHDLRGVNLLTEALDAVLEVCWPDTHEVARDGVADGQQAPPFGRAQTEVAMEILKILFNITFDTNHRQVDEEEAAMYRHLGAILRHCLMSTADCEDRTEELHSHTCNLLGNLPLPCLDVLILPKVQPDSIEYMGVNMDAVSMLLELMETRLDRGKKLKETLLPSLNLLTESSRIHRQTRKFLRSKILPPLRDVTNLPEVGNTVRNKLVRLMTHIDTDVKHCAAEFLFVLCKESVSRFIKYTGYGNAAGLLAMRGLMQGVGSARPGHYSEDEDSETEEYKEAKDQINPVTGRVEAEAPNPMEGMTDEQKEREAMKLVSMFDKLSRANMIQPVALGPDGQMNQINAEDLKRLAQQAQIQQQQQQQQQQDSDSDVDEEQ, encoded by the exons ATGAAAATGGATTTAAATGCCATCATAGAAAAAATGGAAACTGGCGACCAGGATGCCGCACTCGTAGCCCTGCAGACATATAATAAGGAG AAGAGCCAGTGCTTCACATTCGAAAACAATGAAGAAGAGGGCAGACAG GATGACAATTTACAAGAG CGCCTGGCAGAGCTGGTGCTGAGCTACCTGGAGCGCGACCTGCAGCCGGCCTGCCAGCTGGCCTGCCTGGAGACCATCCGCATCCTGTCCCGCGACAAGAGCTGCCTGGGGCCCTTCAGCAGCCGCTCCGCCCTGGAGACCCTGGCCCAGCACGCTGGCCTCCTCACG TCGGCCGGGCCGGATGACACCAACAGCAGCCCCGACCTGGACCGCGTCGTGGAGGCCCTGAAGTGCCTGTGCAACATGATCCTGAACAGCTCGGCGGCGCAGGAGCAAGGGGCCGAGATGCAGCTGATCGTGGGGCTGGCCGAGCGGGCCAAGCAGTGCCGCGAGCCCCAGTGGAACCACGAG GTGCGCTTCTTCGACTTCCGCTTGACCTTCATGCTGACAGCTCTGCGTCTGGACGTACGGAGCCAGCTGCAGCACGATCTGCGGGGCGTGAACCTGCTGACCGAGGCTCTGGACGCCGTGCTGGAAGTGTGCTGGCCCGACACGCACGAGGTGGCCCGCGACGGGGTGGCCGACGGCCAACAGGCACCGCCATTCGGACGCGCCCAGACCGAGGTCGCCATGGAGATCCTGAAGATCCTCTTCAACATCACCTTCGACACCAACCACCGGCAGGTTGATGAG GAGGAGGCGGCCATGTACAGACACCTGGGGGCCATCTTGAGACACTGCCTGATGAGCACCGCAGACTGTGAAGACCGCACAGAGGAGCTGCACAG CCACACCTGTAACCTGCTGGGTAACCTGCCTCTGCCCTGCCTGGATGTGCTGATACTGCCCAAGGTGCAGCCGGACTCCATTGAGTACATGGGGGTCAACATGGACGCAGTCAGCATGCTGCTGGAGCTCATGGAGACCAGACTGGACAGG GGAAAGAAGCTGAAGGAGACCCTGCTTCCCTCCCTGAACCTCCTGACGGAGAGCTCCCGCATCCACAGACAGACTAGGAAGTTCCTGAGGTCAAAG ATCCTGCCCCCTTTGAGGGATGTGACCAACCTGCCAGAGGTGGGCAACACCGTGCGTAACAAGCTGGTCCGTCTGATGACACACATCGACACGGACGTCAAGCACTGCGCTGCAGAGTTCCTCTTCGTGTTGTGCAAAGAAAGCG TGTCCCGCTTCATCAAGTATACGGGCTATGGGAATGCGGCTGGTCTACTGGCAATGCGCGGTCTGATGCAGGGGGTCGGGAGTGCAAGACCAGGACACTACTCTGAGGACGAGGACAGCGAGACGGAGGAGTACAAAGAGGCCAAAGACCA gATTAACCCTGTAACAGGCAGGGTGGAGGCGGAGGCTCCCAACCCAATGGAGGGCATGACTGACGAGCAGAAGGAACGGGAGGCCATGAAGCTAGTCAGCATGTTCGACAAACTCTCCAG
- the LOC134448016 gene encoding two pore channel protein 2-like: protein MYSLKQPSFGTATPSPFAAKCEITVQGSGCQRPITCFLEKVPVLSCIEDLYIRQAVVLIEDAINYRSIKHHMDAKALKLYRWYYSRAWQWLLSAIIVLILGLAFIERPSSLSLTSDLRYKQCPWEAPCGLTEGVEMLCLLTFTFDLAAKIYLIGWEEFWKCRWLISYMVVISVSAVDWTLSWTMLCEEHNIRIRRLLRPFFLLQNSSLMKKTLKSIKRTLPEIMSLFLLVVLHLCLFTMVGLLLFARQEESESDTEWETYFKNLPQSFTSLLVLLTTANNPDVMTPAYSNNRIYSIFFIFFSSVGTFFLMNLLTAIIYNQFRGYLLMSMQTSFLRRRMGIRAAFELLSCQGPALTLSDDHIIECVQVKTLMKVLRRVKMESYYRQAIIRKALQTPNGLIEREEFQMLFDELDKDRIKEHPLAPEYSTRFMRRLQRGLGHHIITVGGNAVALANVICICTILIIDAEKPLSQRDDYYLELINCFFIMCYLLEMLMKIIALGWRGYLSYGSNVFDGFLTILLLVLQISVFATYRLPFPNWNPSHKGFLPLYEMAHLVNMLIVVRFLRIIPNIKLMALVASTLVDLVKNLKAFVGILVVAFYVYAIIGIWLFNGAIASPENMSCGSSQLRKVNSNVSEVCGSYEQLGYWANNFDDFASSLVLLYNVMVVNNWQVYLEVYSRHTSEWSKVYFISWWLTSSIMWVNVFVALIIENFIYKWDKAHRSSVPDVETDLETTVQLMFREHIAEPTEEEIISRLHDNPHLHLTL, encoded by the exons ATGTATTCCCTCAAACAACCTAGTTTTGGCACAGCCACTCCGTCTCCATTCGCAGCGAAGTGCGAAATAACTGTACAGGGTAGCGGCTGCCAGCGCCCAATCACCTGTTTTCTTGAGAAG GTTCCTGTTTTGTCTTGTATAGAGGACCTCTATATCCGGCAAGCAGTTGTCCTGATTGAAGATGCCATAAAC TATCGCTCTATAAAGCATCACATGGACGCAAAAGCCCTCAAACTCTACAGGTGGTACTACTCCAGAGCCTGGCAATG GCTGCTGAGTGCCATAATAGTGCTCATCCTGGGCCTGGCCTTTATAGAGAGGCCCTCGTCCCTCTCTCTGACCTCCGACCTCCGCTATAAGCAGTGTCCCTGGGAAGCCCCCTGTGGGCTCACTGAGGGCGTTGAGATGCTCTGCCTGCTTACGTTCACATTCGACTTGGCTGCTAAG atctacctgattggctgGGAAGAGTTCTGGAAGTGCAGATGGCTAATCAGCTACATGGTAGTCATCAgcgtgtctgctgttgactggacCCTATCTTGGACCATGCTTTGTGAAGAG CACAACATTAGGATCAGAAGACTTCTGCGTCCGTTTTTCCTCTTGCAAAACTCATCACTGATGAAAAAGACACTGAAATCTATCAAGAGGACTCTACCAGAAATTATGAG TCTCTTCTTGTTGGTGGTTCTGCACCTGTGTCTGTTCACCATGGTTGGACTGCTGCTGTTTGCCAGGCAAGAG GAATCAGAGTCAGACACAGAATGGGAGACCTATTTCAAGAACCTTCCTCAGTCCTTCACATCTTTGCTGGTTCTACTCACAACAGCAAATAATCCTGATG TGATGACGCCAGCCTATTCCAACAACAGAATATACTcgattttctttattttcttcagtagcgttg GGACATTCTTCTTGATGAATCTGCTCACCGCCATCATCTATAACCAGTTCAGAGGATATTTACTG ATGTCCATGCAGACGTCCTtcttgaggaggaggatggggatcaGAGCTGCCTTCGAGCTCCTGAGCTGCCAGGGACCAGCACTCACACTCTCAGATGATCACATCAT TGAATGTGTGCAGGTGAAAACGCTGATGAAGGTGCTGAGACGAGTCAAGATGGAGTCTTACTACCGGCAAGCCATCATCAGA AAAGCCCTGCAAACACCCAATGGCCTCATCGAGAGAGAGGAGTTTCAGATGCTCTTTGATGAGCTGGATAAAGACAGGATTAAAGAG CACCCCCTGGCTCCAGAGTACTCCACTCGGTTCATGAGGAGGCTGCAGCGGGGCCTGGGTCATCACATCATCACCGTGGGAGGCAACGCTGTGGCTTTGGCCAACGTCATCTGCATATGC ACTATTCTGATTATTGATGCAGAGAAGCCTTTGTCTCAGCGAGATGACTACTATTTAGAG CTAATAAACTGCTTCTTCATTATGTGCTACCTACTGGAAATGCTAATGAAAATCATTGCGTTGGGTTGGAGGGGCTACCTGTCCTATGGAAGCAACGTTTTCGATGGGTTTCTAACAATACTGCTACTA GTCCTTCAAATATCTGTCTTTGCCACTTACAGACTCCCATTTCCCAACTG GAATCCTTCCCACAAAGGCTTTCTCCCTCTGTATGAAATGGCCCATCTGGTGAACATGCTGATCGTTGTCCGCTTTTTGAGGATTATCCCAAATATTAAG CTGATGGCTTTGGTGGCCAGCACTCTTGTGGATTTGGTGAAGAACCTGAAAGCATTTGTTGGGATTTTAGTG GTTGCGTTCTATGTCTATGCCATCATTGGTATTTGGCTGTTCAACGGAGCAATTGCATCTCCTGAAAATATGAG TTGTGGCTCATCTCAGCTGAGGAAAGTCAATAGCAATGTCTCAGAAGTGTGTGGCTCATATGAACAGCTCGGCTACTGGGCCAACAACTTTGATGATTTTGCA TCATCTCTGGTTCTGCTGTATAATGTGATGGTAGTGAACAACTGGCAAGTTTACCTGGAAGTCTACTCAAGACACACATCAGA ATGGTCAAAGGTCTACTTCATCTCCTGGTGGCTTACCTCTTCCATCATGTGGGTTAATGTATTCGT